Genomic window (Flavobacteriales bacterium):
CCCTTGAACTTAGCTTCCCTCCTGATCCCCGAACGATCGGGAACCGGCATTGCCGTATTCTCCTCTTCCGGTATCGGATCCAGCGGTAGTAACGGGCCTGGCGGCGCCTTGGGTATGTCGCCAGGAGGCGTGGCCGTGTTCGACAATTCAGGCGATCAGATCGTGATCGATCTGGGCAACACGATCCCTGTCGGGGAAAAACTGATCATCCGCTGGAGAAGCACCGGCGGTGCGGCGATGATGAACGTGCAAGGCTCATTTGCCGGGGCCGGCGGTTTCACTGATCACGGCATGATCACCACCAGTTCCACGGTGATGGTATTGACCGCCGTCGTGGCAACGGCACCGATGCGCTTCATCAAACTGACACGTGCCGGTAGTACCACCTGTGAAGTGGACGGTGTATTCTACAATTTCGGAAGCGCGACCGACGGCACCTGGTCCGGGGACGGTGTTACCGGCACCACCTTCGACCCCTCGGGAATCAGCGGCAATGCGAACATCACCTATACGGCAAATGGTCATAGCACTACGATCACGGTCACGGTCAGTCCGGTCTCCGTCGTCGGCATCCTGACCGGCGGCGGAACGTTCTGCCCCGGTTCCGATGTGCCCTTCTCTCTCGCCGGTCCCATCAGTGGGTCCATCGTATGGCAGACCAGTACGAATGGAGGCACTACGTGGACAAATAACTTCTCCAACCTGACGGTGGACACTCTCATCGGTGTGACCCAGGCCACGTCTGTCAAGGTAAAAGTCACCAGCGGAGCTTGCCCGGCCGCGACAAGCAACACCGTGAACGTCATACCGTTGGACACGGACGCTCCTGTCATTTCGGGCTGCCCCGGCAACATCAACGTGAACGGGTTCACGAACAACTCGGTGGTCAACTGGACCGTACCTACTGCTTTGGACAACTGCACGGGAGTTTCCATTGTCCGCACCTCGGGACCCGCACCGGGAAGCACGTTCACCATGGGCACCACGCCCATCACCTATGTGGCCAGCGACGGTTCGGGCAACACGGCCAGTTGCAACTTCACTGTGACCGTATCCTTCAAGGATCCCAGCGCATTCACGGCCCCGGGTCCGTTCTGCGCCGCCGATGCGCCAGTGGACCTCACTTCCTTCCTCCTCCCGATCGTGCAAGGCCATGGGGCCTCGGTTTTCTCTTCCAGCGGCGTAGCTACCCCAGGCTCGGCCCTCGGTTCAGGTGCGTACGGCACCGGGGCGCTCTTCGACGATCCCGGAGATGAGATCATCATCGACCTCGGTGTCACCATCCCCTCCGGAGGGTCCGTGGTGATCCGCTGGCGGGCGGTCAGCGGCACCGCCGTACTGAACGTGGGCGGAGCCTCCGCAGGAAGTGGCCCTTTTACCGACCTGGGCGATATCACTACCGTTTCATCATCGATGATCTTCACCGCGGTCACCACCACGGTTCCCATGCGCTACCTCCGGATGAGGATGACCGGCAGCGGCAACCTTCGGGTGGATGCGGTACTGTACGACTTCGGCAGCTTGCCCGGCGGCACATGGGGCGGTCCCGGTGTCAGCGGCAATGTGTTCGACCCGGCCGGAATGAGCGGGAACCTCAACGTGACCTACTCCGTCGATGGCCATACCACCACGCATACCGTATCGGTCAGTCCGGTCTCTGTCGCGGGGGTCCTGTCAGGCGGCGGAATGATCTGTCCGGGTTCCGATGCGCCCTTGTCACTCTCAAGCCCCATCAGTGGATCGATCGTGTGGCAAACCAGCACGGACGGAGGCACCTCTTGGACAAGCGACCCCTCCGGGCTGACTGTCGACACGCTTCACGGCGTCATCCAAGCCACGGCTGTCCGGGTGCGGGTTACCAGTGGTATTTGCCCGGCGGATACCAGCAATACCGTACACGTTATACCGATGGACACGAACTCCCCAGTGCTTTCGGGCTGTCCGGGTAACATCACCGTGGGAACTGACGCTTCGGAATGCGGTGCCATCGTGGCCTACACCGCCCCAACGGCAACGGACAATTGCACAGCCCTGGTCACCGTGGAAAACAGCGATGTGGCACAGGTCTCCGGAAGTTTCTTTCCCGTGGGCACCTCATCGGTGGAATTCCGCTCCACTGATGCCTCCGGCAATACCGGCACCTGTTCCTTCACCATCACCGTGACCGATGATGAGGCCCCGGCATTCATCTGCCCTTCGGACACTGTGATCGCTACAGAACCGGGGCTGTGTGGCGCTCACGTGAGCTATGCGTTGCCCACCGCTACCGATCAGTGCGATGGCACCGTTACCGTGACCGCAACGCAAAGTGCGAACGCCCCTGAAAGTCTCTTCCCCGTCGGAACGACCACGGTAGTGCTCACGGCCACCGACGCAGCAGGCAACAGCAGCACCTGCTCCTTCTCCGTCACGGTGAACGACGTGCAGGCCCCGGATTTCACCGCACCGGCCGACACCGTACTGGCAACAGCCCCGGGCCTCTGTGGCGCGATCCTGGACTACACCATCCCCAGCGCCAATGATGCCTGTGATGGCATGCTCGCGGTGATGGTGGTGAACAGTGCCCAGACCCCCGGAAGCACTTTCCCAATCGGAAGTACATCGGTCCTGCTCCGCGCCACGGATATCGCCGGAAACAACACGGAGCACAGCTTCACCGTGACCGTATTGGACGATGAAGCTCCCCTGATCGCCTGCCCTACCGACATCTCCGTTCTTTCGGGATCACCTGATTGTGGAGCACATGTCCACTATTCGATACCCACGGCCATGGACAATTGTGCCACACTGGTCCCCGTGGTGAACAGCGACGCTACCCAAGCTCCGGACAGTCTTTTCCCGGTGGGGGTCACTATTGTCCAATTGGTGGCCAGCGACAATTCCGGCAATACCGGCACCTGCTCCTTCAGCATCACCGTGATCGACGTTTCCCCGCCCACGTTCACCGCCCCAACCGCGGACACCTTGTACATGGACGCGAACGGGCAGGCGGCCATGCCGGACCTGCATGGCCAGTTGGTCGGCTTGTCGGACTGCTCCGGCATGGGGCCGCACGACCAAACGCCCGATGCCGGTTCTGTTGTGACCGGGGATACCACGGCCACCTTGCACTTGTCCGACGGCGTGGGGAACGACACCACGATCTCGGTGCAGATCGTTCTGCTGGACACCATTTCACCCACCATCTCTTGCCCGGACACGATCCACGGCGCGGTCACACCGGGTCAATGCGGTGTGGTATTGAACATCCCCCCTCCTCAATACGGGGACAATAGTGGAATAGCGATCCTGGACAGCACAGGAACGATATTCTCCGGGGATCTATTCCCCGCAGGGACTTACACGGTGAATTACACGGTGACGGACCCCTCCGGTCTTACGGCGAGTTGCCCTACCACAGTGATCGTTCTATCGCCGGTCCTTGAGCTAACCTATCCGGTGGACACGATCTGCTCCTCCGCAGGTCCGATCTCGCCGCTGGGAATGATTACCGGAGGGACCTTCAGCGCCAGTCCGGCCGGATTGAACGTGGACGCTTCCATGGGAGTGATCGCACCGCTGACGAGCACGGCGGGCAGCTATACCATTTACATGGTGTTCGCAGGGCCCTGCCCGGATACGGCAAGCACCACGATCACCATTGAGGCGCAACCGAACGCGGGCACCGATGCCACAACCACCATCTGTTCCATCGGCGACCCTGTTGACCTCTTCGCACTGCTCGGCAACGGAGCTGATGCAGGAGGAACATGGAGCGTCGGGAACGGCACCTATGATCCAGCAATGGACAGTCCCGGCACCTTCACTTACACGGTATCCGGCGGCCTGACTTGCGCGGATGCTCAGGCCAGCATAACCGTGACCGAGACCTTAACGATGAACGCCGGGGCGGACAGCACGATCACCCTTTGCGGGAACGGCACCCTCGTGGATCTCTCAACACTGCTCAACGGCGCCGATGCCGGAGGGGATTGGAGCAACGGAAGCGGACAGTACGATCCGGTCAACGACGATCCCGGAACGGTGATGTACATCGTTGTCGGTAGCGGCCAATGCCCTTCGGACACCGCATTCATCACTGTGCTGGAGCAAACACCTCCGAACGCGGGGGCCGATGCATCCACCACTGTTTGCACCATCGGCGACCCTGTTGACCTCTTCGCCCTGCTCGGCAACGGAGCTGATGCAGGAGGAACATGGAGCGCCGGAAACGGCATCTATGATCCAGCAACGGACAACCCCGGCACATTCACCTACACGGTTTCCGGCGGCCTGACTTGCGCGGATGCTCAGGCCAGTATTACTGTGACCGAGACCTTGGCGATGAACGCCGGGGCGGACAGCACCATCACCCTTTGCGGGAACGGCACTCCTGTGGATCTCTCGACCCTGCTCAACGGCGCCGATGCCGGAGGGGATTGGAGCAACGGCAGCGGACAGTACGATCCGGTCAACGACGATCCCGGAACGGTGATGTACATCGTTGACGATAGCGGCCAATGCCCTTCGGACACCGCATTCATCACTGTGCTGGAGCAAACACCTCCGAACGCGGGGATCTCCGCAGATCTCGCCCTGTGCAGTAACGGCATCGCCGTCAACCTCTTCACTGCCTTAGGTGGGGCACCGGACAATGGCGGTCAATGGAGCCAAAGCGACGGCACGTTGATCGATGGGATCTTCGACCCTGCCTCTGACCTTGCGGACAGCTTCACGTACACGGTGGATGCCATGGCGCCTTGTTCCGCAGCGAGCAGCGTTGTCACCGTTACCGTGGCCAATGCTCCTTCAGCGGCGTGGGCCAGCCCTGCTGCGCTGTGCAATGCAGCGCAGCCCATAGACCTGAGCAATACCTTGACCGGTGAGAGCGGCGGCACCTGGTCGGGCCCCGGCATCGCACCCGACGGCCAACACTTTGACCCCTCTTCATTAACGCCTCAAGGCAGCAGCGAAGATTTCACCGTGACCTATTCCGTGACGATGGGCGGATGCACCAGTGCCCAAAGCGGCCCCATCACAGTACTGGCAAGCCCCGTGGCCAATGCCGGAACGGACGGCGTGGTGTGCGGGCTGGAACATACGCTCGCAGCCAGCTTGACCATTGGCAGCGGCACTTGGAGCGCGACAAGCGGCATAACGTTCAACGATCCGGAGGCACCGACCACGGCGGTCCATGTACCCGGACCAGGCAATTATGCCTTGGTATGGACGGTCACCAATGGCCCATGCAGCGCCTTCGACACGGTGATGATCACCTTCCATCTCCCGGAAGAGCTGACCGCCATGGATGCCGGGCCTGACCAAGAGCAGAACATATCCCGCAGCGCCATGTTGAACGGCGTGGCCGAGGGTGCCACCGAAGTACATTGGTCGGTGATCAGCGGATCCGGAAGCATTGTCGCACCAGACCAAACAAGCACCGGGATCGATGGACTATCTATCGGCACCAACTTGATCATGCTGAGCGCACGCGTAGGAGTTTGCCCCTTCGCGAGCGACACAACGGCCATCACGGTTCGCGATCTGTTCATCCCCTCGGGCTTCTCACCGAACGGCGATGGCGTGAACGACTCTTTCGAGGTGACCGGGATCGATGCATACCCGGGCAATGAGCTGACGGTGTTCAACCGCTATGGGCAACAGGTCTTCCATGTCACAGGCTACGCCAACGGATGGGACGGCAAGGATGAAAACGGAAAAGAACTGGCGGACGGCACCTACTTCTATGTGCTCGGCCTCACTGCGGAAGAGACGTACCACGGACAGGTCATCATCAAGCGATGAAAGGACAACGGAACATAACACTGGCGTTCGCCGCACTGCTATCGGTGGGGCTGCACGCGCAGCATACACCGCTGACCACGCAGTACCTGTTCAATGGCCTGCTGATCAATCCGGCCTATGCGGGAAGTCGCGATGCGCTCACGGCCAACCTCACCTATCGTCAGCAATGGGTGGGCTTCGAAGGTGCACCGACCACGCAAATACTGAGCGTCCATTCACCCGTGAACGGTAAGCACATCGGCTTGGGCCTAATGGTCTACAACGACCGCATCGGCGTGAGCCGAGAGACCGGTGTGATGACCAACTATGCTTACCGGCTACGGCTTGGCACGGGTAAGTTGGCGTTGGGCATCGGGGCGGGGCTGAAAGTATTGCAGGCGGATTGGACCAGTGTGCGCACCACCACGGCAGGCGATGCGGAATTCGCCACCAACAGCCACGGCGTGGTGAAACCCAACTTCAGTGCTGGGGCCTATTACTACAACAAGCGCTGGTTCGCCGGCCTTTCCGTTCCGTTCATCCTCAGTCAGGCCTACAATGTGCAGACTGAAAGCTGGGAGGTGAAGAACGACACACGCCACTACCAACCGATGCTTACCGCAGGCATGGTGGTGGAACTCGAACACGACCTGAAGCTGAAGCCGTCGGTGCTGTTGCGCAAAGCCGGTGGCAACCCGGTACAGGCCGACCTGAACATGAACATGATCTGGAAGGACAGCTTCTGGCTCGGGGTGAGCTATCGCACGAGCGACGCGGTCTGCTTCTCCGTGGAAGTATTGCCCACCAAGCAATTCCGTATCGGCTATGCTTACGATCTCGGCATCAACGCGCTAAGGACCTACCACCAGGGCTCGCATGAGGTGATGCTCCAGTATGAGTTCGGTTATCACGTTAAAGCCAAGGACCCGCGCTATTTCTGATGGGAGCCCGCAGCGCACCTTTCCTTCTTCTCGCTGCCTTGACCCTGCATGGCCAGGCCCAAGTGACGTATACCGTGGAAGCGCTCAACCTTCGGCCCGCAGGCGAGGACTATGCCCCCACACTGGTGGACAGCATCCTTGTTTTCACTTCGGTCCGGGCACGTGATCAGGCCATCGCCTACACGGACGCCAAGACCAATAAGCCATTGGCCGACCTGTACAGCGTACAGCTCCGCGGCGGAAAGCCCGGGACGCCAAGCTTGATGGACGGCTCCTTGTGCAGCAAGTTCAATGACGGACCAGCGGCGTTCACGGCAAGCGGCGACACGATCTGCTTCACACGCAATGCGGCGAGCGGCAAGCGCGGCATGGCGGACAAGCTGGCGCTGTACTTTGCCCTGAAACAGGGAAAAGTGTGGTCGGAGCCCGAGGCGTTCGCATACAACGGCAGTGACTTCTCCACCATGTCGGCCGGTTTCAGCCGGGACGGGCAACAGCTCTTCTTCGCATCCGACAGGCCGGGCGGTATAGGCGGCATGGACATCTATGTGAGCCGCAAGGAAGGCAATGGATGGGGGACACCTGAGAACTTGGGTCCTGAAGTGAACAGTACCGCCAACGAGGCCTATCCTTCAGTGGATACCAATGGTGAACTTTTCTTTTCGTCGGACCGCGCCGGGGGTCTGGGACAATTAGACATCTTCTCCTGCGTGCAGGAATATGGCGAATACTCGATACCGTTGCCGCTGAAGGCCCCGTTGAACTCCCCCGGTAATGACCTCGGGTACACGACCTATCCGGACGGCCAGTCCGGCTACTTCAGTTCGAACAGGGACGGAACGGACAAGATCTACCACTTCACGCAACGGCCGGAACTATTCCGCAATTGCAGTGAACAGCTGCAGAACAGCTACTGCTACCATTTCGAGGATGCGGGATCGGTGAGCACGGACACCCTGCCCCTGCGCTACGAATGGGACTTCGGCGATGGCTCCAAGGTGGCAGCACCCAGCACGGATCATTGCTTCCCGCGTCCCGGCACCTACACCGTGAAACTGAACCTGATCGACACGGTGAGCGAAAGCGTGTACTTCAACCAAGTGCAATACGACCTGGAGGTGACCGACGAGGAGCAGGCGAACATCAACGCATCGGACAGCGCGGGCACCGATCAGCTCATTGTGTTTGATACGGAACACACCAACCTGCCGGGGTTCGTCGCCAATGAAATTCATTGGGACCTTGGCGACAGCACGTCCATGACAGGTGATCGCATCGAGCACGTCTATGCCCAGGCCGGCAACTACACCATCAAGCTCGACCTGCTCGGCGGGCCGGACGGCCATGGCGGCTTTGAGAACCACTGTGTCTTCAGGCAGTTGGAAGTGATCGACGGCTTGATCCAGACATCTGCCACTGCGGCTTCCGGGCCGGTGCGTTCGCCCCAAGGAGGGCCTCCCGGTTTCACTTACAAAGAACTGCCACAGGACTCCGCCGGTATGGACAAGGTGGTCGCCACGGATGTGAGCTTCACCGTGCAACTGTTCGCATCGGCCGACCGCGTGGGGTTGGACGATGCACGCTTCCTGCCGATCCGTCCTTACTACACCATAACGGAGCGGTTCGTACCGGCGCTCCATCACTACACCTATTCCATCGGTTCGGGCAAAACACCGCTCTCGGTCCTCGCCGCATTCCAACTGGCGCGCCGCTCCGGCTTCACCGGTTCCGTGGTGGAAAAGGTGCATGCCGACAAGGACATGGACTTGGCCGAGGCGGAGGTGCTCCCCCTGGAAGCCTTGAACAACGGCGTGCTCCGCTTCTCCACCGTCCGGTTCAAGACCGGGGAAAGCGATTTCGAAAGCACCTTCAATGCCTCTCTGGACCGCGTGCTGGCATTGCTGCGCAAGTATCCCGAGGTGGACCTGGTGATCGAGGCGCACACCGACGGCGTGGGCACCGCGCAGAACAACATGGCCCTCTCACAGGCCCGAGCACAAGGGATGGTGGATTATTTCAAGCAGCGACAGATCGCACCGGAGCGGCTTTCACCGGTGGGTTATGGTGAGGACCGTCCCGTGGCCGACAATGAAACAGCCGCCGGCCGAGCGAAGAACCGTCGGGTCGAATTCCATCTTTCCGTACGCAGCAATTCCGAGACCGCACATCCATGAAACGCCCGGATCATTTGCTTCTCGCGTTGATGGTCGCCTCTCCCCTGCTCTGCCGCGCACAGCCCGTGCCCGCCGCCGATGAGAACATCCCCTATCTCGTCACCTTCGGCGCGAACAGCCTCGCGTCCTGGGGCGATGACGACTTCTGCCAGACCTTCTTCTTCGTGGTGCCAAAAACCACCATCGTGCCTGTCTACATCCGTGTGTACGACCCCGACTGCTACGGAGCGATCGATGAGGGAAAAGGACCGTTCAACACTGTCACCAACTTCTCGGTCTATGCCGGGAAGGGCTGCATCTCCGAACCTGACGCCCGCGAAACCGGGCCGACCGGCAACTTCCGGAGCGGGAACATGCTCGCCACCCGGGATTTCGGTGCCGACGCCAAGTATGACAAGCATTGGTATGCTTTCGGCCCCTTCGACCCGAGCTCCGGGGAGGACATGCCCGAATACGGCGGCCGCGTCTTCAAGGTGATCGCGCAAGGCAAGAGCGGCGACGATGGCAATCTGTACCGCTACTTCATGAGCTCGAAACCCGACGCCAACGAAGCGATCGAGGGCGGCAACGCCTTCACCTTCGAGTACAGCTTCCGCTTGCATGACGACCCGGCGGAGGTCTCCCACATCTATCCCTATGTGGACGACCGGGTGATCAGCGTCAAGCAAAGCAATTTCGATTGGGACGGCGACGGCTCCATCCGCGTGGTGTCCGTTGCGAAGAAGGGCGACATGGTGACGGCCAGCGGCGATGACCAATGGGTGAACAGCGTACACCCGATCGTGAAGCAGGAGCTGAACACCTCGCTGGACATCCGCTTCATCAAACGTCCGGACGGAGCGATCAAGAACAACAACGTGGTGTTCTATGTGCGCAACCAGTACGGCGCGTTGCTTCCGTTCTTCACCGTGCCCATCGGTGGCGTGCCCCAATACAAACCCACCATCGCCATCAGCAAGATCCGATGAGAGCAGCCCTCGAGCGCCTCTTGATCTTGTTGCTTGTCTTGGCGGGAACGGCACCTCTGCGGGCACAGACGTACAAGCTGAAACCGGTCGGCAGCGCC
Coding sequences:
- a CDS encoding HYR domain-containing protein, giving the protein MGILSVVFWAPSISAQTPDEWEWSRKLATSQNEFASSIAVDRLNNAVYTAGQADKAFSGVLGGPWAVMYGSNTGSDGYLVKHSLDGTLQWQIVVGAGGNDGITGVCTDMLGRVYVTGYFSATNASFTGAAGSSQTMSSTGGEDIFVACYNANGALQWNIRAGGAGNDRGNGICYANGKIFVGGSYSGSAVIAGMATTSTSAGNANTSHAFLTALQASDGSGEWLAAGFNGENSTFNAVATDGTQVYALGVHTGTSYTFGSSTGPATLPLSTTWNNLSADVLAVSATGQLNWAQAVANSASDAITALGLAASTTAVYISGSSHNNSVFPGGVVVAGTGSPHDYGYLARLNKNSGQTAWVRTFSGSSNHDQVGRALATDSHGDVLLAGTYKQSLTLPNGTPLSGANDVQVFVSKFNGSGGLKWAITPMGDKDDRPNGVALDGNGGVYAAGSYQKEITFNTFFSDDNSENLFVAKLHDMDFDVAEFRDPSRFIAPGPFCMTDGPLNLASLLIPERSGTGIAVFSSSGIGSSGSNGPGGALGMSPGGVAVFDNSGDQIVIDLGNTIPVGEKLIIRWRSTGGAAMMNVQGSFAGAGGFTDHGMITTSSTVMVLTAVVATAPMRFIKLTRAGSTTCEVDGVFYNFGSATDGTWSGDGVTGTTFDPSGISGNANITYTANGHSTTITVTVSPVSVVGILTGGGTFCPGSDVPFSLAGPISGSIVWQTSTNGGTTWTNNFSNLTVDTLIGVTQATSVKVKVTSGACPAATSNTVNVIPLDTDAPVISGCPGNINVNGFTNNSVVNWTVPTALDNCTGVSIVRTSGPAPGSTFTMGTTPITYVASDGSGNTASCNFTVTVSFKDPSAFTAPGPFCAADAPVDLTSFLLPIVQGHGASVFSSSGVATPGSALGSGAYGTGALFDDPGDEIIIDLGVTIPSGGSVVIRWRAVSGTAVLNVGGASAGSGPFTDLGDITTVSSSMIFTAVTTTVPMRYLRMRMTGSGNLRVDAVLYDFGSLPGGTWGGPGVSGNVFDPAGMSGNLNVTYSVDGHTTTHTVSVSPVSVAGVLSGGGMICPGSDAPLSLSSPISGSIVWQTSTDGGTSWTSDPSGLTVDTLHGVIQATAVRVRVTSGICPADTSNTVHVIPMDTNSPVLSGCPGNITVGTDASECGAIVAYTAPTATDNCTALVTVENSDVAQVSGSFFPVGTSSVEFRSTDASGNTGTCSFTITVTDDEAPAFICPSDTVIATEPGLCGAHVSYALPTATDQCDGTVTVTATQSANAPESLFPVGTTTVVLTATDAAGNSSTCSFSVTVNDVQAPDFTAPADTVLATAPGLCGAILDYTIPSANDACDGMLAVMVVNSAQTPGSTFPIGSTSVLLRATDIAGNNTEHSFTVTVLDDEAPLIACPTDISVLSGSPDCGAHVHYSIPTAMDNCATLVPVVNSDATQAPDSLFPVGVTIVQLVASDNSGNTGTCSFSITVIDVSPPTFTAPTADTLYMDANGQAAMPDLHGQLVGLSDCSGMGPHDQTPDAGSVVTGDTTATLHLSDGVGNDTTISVQIVLLDTISPTISCPDTIHGAVTPGQCGVVLNIPPPQYGDNSGIAILDSTGTIFSGDLFPAGTYTVNYTVTDPSGLTASCPTTVIVLSPVLELTYPVDTICSSAGPISPLGMITGGTFSASPAGLNVDASMGVIAPLTSTAGSYTIYMVFAGPCPDTASTTITIEAQPNAGTDATTTICSIGDPVDLFALLGNGADAGGTWSVGNGTYDPAMDSPGTFTYTVSGGLTCADAQASITVTETLTMNAGADSTITLCGNGTLVDLSTLLNGADAGGDWSNGSGQYDPVNDDPGTVMYIVVGSGQCPSDTAFITVLEQTPPNAGADASTTVCTIGDPVDLFALLGNGADAGGTWSAGNGIYDPATDNPGTFTYTVSGGLTCADAQASITVTETLAMNAGADSTITLCGNGTPVDLSTLLNGADAGGDWSNGSGQYDPVNDDPGTVMYIVDDSGQCPSDTAFITVLEQTPPNAGISADLALCSNGIAVNLFTALGGAPDNGGQWSQSDGTLIDGIFDPASDLADSFTYTVDAMAPCSAASSVVTVTVANAPSAAWASPAALCNAAQPIDLSNTLTGESGGTWSGPGIAPDGQHFDPSSLTPQGSSEDFTVTYSVTMGGCTSAQSGPITVLASPVANAGTDGVVCGLEHTLAASLTIGSGTWSATSGITFNDPEAPTTAVHVPGPGNYALVWTVTNGPCSAFDTVMITFHLPEELTAMDAGPDQEQNISRSAMLNGVAEGATEVHWSVISGSGSIVAPDQTSTGIDGLSIGTNLIMLSARVGVCPFASDTTAITVRDLFIPSGFSPNGDGVNDSFEVTGIDAYPGNELTVFNRYGQQVFHVTGYANGWDGKDENGKELADGTYFYVLGLTAEETYHGQVIIKR
- a CDS encoding type IX secretion system membrane protein PorP/SprF — its product is MKGQRNITLAFAALLSVGLHAQHTPLTTQYLFNGLLINPAYAGSRDALTANLTYRQQWVGFEGAPTTQILSVHSPVNGKHIGLGLMVYNDRIGVSRETGVMTNYAYRLRLGTGKLALGIGAGLKVLQADWTSVRTTTAGDAEFATNSHGVVKPNFSAGAYYYNKRWFAGLSVPFILSQAYNVQTESWEVKNDTRHYQPMLTAGMVVELEHDLKLKPSVLLRKAGGNPVQADLNMNMIWKDSFWLGVSYRTSDAVCFSVEVLPTKQFRIGYAYDLGINALRTYHQGSHEVMLQYEFGYHVKAKDPRYF
- a CDS encoding OmpA family protein → MTLHGQAQVTYTVEALNLRPAGEDYAPTLVDSILVFTSVRARDQAIAYTDAKTNKPLADLYSVQLRGGKPGTPSLMDGSLCSKFNDGPAAFTASGDTICFTRNAASGKRGMADKLALYFALKQGKVWSEPEAFAYNGSDFSTMSAGFSRDGQQLFFASDRPGGIGGMDIYVSRKEGNGWGTPENLGPEVNSTANEAYPSVDTNGELFFSSDRAGGLGQLDIFSCVQEYGEYSIPLPLKAPLNSPGNDLGYTTYPDGQSGYFSSNRDGTDKIYHFTQRPELFRNCSEQLQNSYCYHFEDAGSVSTDTLPLRYEWDFGDGSKVAAPSTDHCFPRPGTYTVKLNLIDTVSESVYFNQVQYDLEVTDEEQANINASDSAGTDQLIVFDTEHTNLPGFVANEIHWDLGDSTSMTGDRIEHVYAQAGNYTIKLDLLGGPDGHGGFENHCVFRQLEVIDGLIQTSATAASGPVRSPQGGPPGFTYKELPQDSAGMDKVVATDVSFTVQLFASADRVGLDDARFLPIRPYYTITERFVPALHHYTYSIGSGKTPLSVLAAFQLARRSGFTGSVVEKVHADKDMDLAEAEVLPLEALNNGVLRFSTVRFKTGESDFESTFNASLDRVLALLRKYPEVDLVIEAHTDGVGTAQNNMALSQARAQGMVDYFKQRQIAPERLSPVGYGEDRPVADNETAAGRAKNRRVEFHLSVRSNSETAHP